The following proteins are co-located in the Frankiales bacterium genome:
- a CDS encoding AAA family ATPase, translated as MHGRRDNPDDLTRKPLAFWDRVKILVFLVAAFLVLIWAQMSGNPLMTFPEAERTVAQTGLGQILLVLVVVEALRQIHFLLAEHVAAYHQGWLRVFGRSERFTARYSAWTRFRVARVVKWVVGLAIVSMVLAAVFKTSPILALFQVPAWFIGQLPLILQLTIYLFIAVAQFALIFWFLSRGGVDVYYPDDVKTRFDDVWGQDRVVERVRENIVFMENPEEIEAKGGYVPGGILLWGPPGTGKTLLAEAVAGETGKPYVFVDPGAFINMFFGVGVLKVKGLFRKLRKLALRYGGVIVFFDEADTLGSRGGGVSQARRAELERERTLSDALHGPACNGRHYVSEPTRQFLAASDLAQRQLFVPTGTNAGGGMGGMGTLQALLTELSGLKKPRGFVNRVVRRTLGMRPKPPPKYRILVMMATNMPDALDPALLRPGRIDRIFRMGYPSKEGRVVTYRNYLDKVKHEVTEEQIETLATISPYSTGATIKDSVNEALVIAIRDGRDTVTYSDLIKAKSLKEHGIPDGFNYVDRERHSLAIHEACHAVTMYRLQHQNLIDTATIERRGDVGGFVQPIPIEERFVKWRSEIDIDVMTFLASLAGERMFYDGDHTQGVGGDMAAATGIVTRSYLSHAMGPNLRAFNAGMLSQSGLATSVGTLVEGVPFEGETARAVEAKLEELYERTVEVLRANRREVLAVTHALETHKTLSGEDVAAVIEGTQGPLVDGRGYVEPEFVAQLEEYHRQAVEAHKVVHERPPALPDLPEPLAAARTAAPAVPAAPAGAGLPASAEAPEG; from the coding sequence ATGCACGGCCGGCGCGACAACCCCGACGACCTCACGCGCAAGCCGCTGGCGTTCTGGGACCGCGTGAAGATCCTGGTCTTCCTCGTCGCGGCGTTCCTGGTGCTCATCTGGGCGCAGATGTCGGGCAACCCGCTGATGACCTTCCCCGAGGCCGAGCGCACCGTCGCGCAGACCGGCCTCGGCCAGATCCTGCTCGTGCTCGTCGTGGTCGAGGCGCTGCGCCAGATCCACTTCCTGCTCGCCGAGCACGTCGCCGCCTACCACCAGGGCTGGCTGCGGGTCTTCGGCCGTAGCGAGCGGTTCACTGCCCGCTACAGCGCCTGGACCCGCTTCCGCGTGGCCCGGGTCGTCAAGTGGGTGGTGGGGCTGGCCATCGTGTCGATGGTCCTCGCGGCGGTGTTCAAGACCTCGCCGATCCTCGCCCTGTTCCAGGTGCCGGCGTGGTTCATCGGCCAGCTCCCGCTGATCCTCCAGCTCACGATCTACCTGTTCATCGCGGTCGCGCAGTTCGCGCTCATCTTCTGGTTCCTCTCCCGCGGCGGGGTCGACGTCTACTACCCGGACGACGTCAAGACCCGCTTCGACGACGTGTGGGGCCAGGACCGCGTGGTCGAGCGCGTGCGGGAGAACATCGTCTTCATGGAGAACCCCGAGGAGATCGAGGCCAAGGGGGGCTACGTGCCGGGCGGCATCCTGCTGTGGGGCCCGCCGGGCACCGGCAAGACGCTGCTCGCCGAGGCGGTCGCCGGCGAGACCGGCAAGCCCTACGTGTTCGTCGACCCGGGCGCCTTCATCAACATGTTCTTCGGGGTGGGCGTCCTCAAGGTCAAGGGCCTGTTCCGCAAGCTGCGCAAGCTGGCGCTGCGCTACGGCGGCGTCATCGTGTTCTTCGACGAGGCCGACACCCTCGGCAGCCGTGGTGGTGGCGTGAGCCAGGCGCGGCGGGCCGAGCTCGAGCGCGAGCGCACCCTGTCCGACGCGCTGCACGGGCCCGCCTGCAACGGTCGCCACTACGTCTCCGAGCCCACCCGGCAGTTCCTCGCCGCCTCCGACCTCGCGCAGCGCCAGCTGTTCGTGCCGACGGGCACCAACGCGGGCGGCGGCATGGGCGGCATGGGCACGCTCCAGGCGCTGCTCACCGAGCTCTCCGGCCTGAAGAAGCCGCGCGGCTTCGTCAACCGGGTGGTGCGCCGCACGCTGGGCATGCGGCCCAAGCCGCCGCCGAAGTACCGCATCCTCGTGATGATGGCGACGAACATGCCCGACGCCCTCGACCCCGCGCTGCTGCGGCCCGGGCGCATCGACCGCATCTTCCGGATGGGCTACCCGTCCAAGGAGGGGCGCGTCGTCACCTACCGCAACTACCTCGACAAGGTGAAGCACGAGGTCACCGAGGAGCAGATCGAGACCCTCGCGACGATCTCGCCGTACTCCACGGGCGCCACGATCAAGGACTCGGTCAACGAGGCGCTGGTCATCGCGATCCGCGACGGCCGCGACACGGTCACCTACTCGGACCTGATCAAGGCCAAGTCGCTGAAGGAGCACGGGATCCCGGACGGCTTCAACTACGTCGACCGCGAGCGGCACTCGCTGGCGATCCACGAGGCGTGCCACGCCGTGACGATGTACCGGCTCCAGCACCAGAACCTCATCGACACCGCGACCATCGAGCGCCGCGGCGACGTCGGCGGGTTCGTGCAGCCGATCCCGATCGAGGAGCGCTTCGTCAAGTGGCGCAGCGAGATCGACATCGACGTCATGACCTTCCTCGCCTCGCTCGCCGGCGAGCGGATGTTCTACGACGGCGACCACACCCAGGGCGTCGGCGGCGACATGGCGGCAGCCACGGGCATCGTGACCCGGTCCTACCTCTCGCACGCGATGGGTCCGAACCTGCGGGCGTTCAACGCGGGCATGCTGAGCCAGTCGGGGCTGGCCACGTCGGTGGGCACCCTCGTGGAGGGCGTGCCGTTCGAGGGCGAGACGGCGCGGGCGGTCGAGGCCAAGCTCGAGGAGCTCTACGAGCGCACCGTCGAGGTGCTGCGCGCCAACCGGCGCGAGGTGCTCGCGGTCACCCACGCCCTGGAGACGCACAAGACGCTCTCCGGCGAGGACGTGGCCGCGGTCATCGAGGGCACCCAGGGCCCGCTCGTGGACGGCCGGGGCTACGTGGAGCCCGAGTTCGTCGCGCAGCTCGAGGAGTACCACCGGCAGGCGGTGGAGGCGCACAAGGTGGTGCACGAGCGGCCGCCGGCGCTGCCCGACCTGCCGGAGCCGCTGGCCGCGGCCCGCACGGCCGCCCCGGCGGTGCCGGCCGCGCCCGCGGGTGCGGGCCTGCCGGCGTCGGCCGAGGCGCCCGAGGGCTGA
- a CDS encoding GNAT family N-acetyltransferase produces MPAVPDERHRSLLAELRDVLHDDPFVVLDVDPATIERVVSAPGEAAAWLSAHPVRGVRWLTALALDPDSRTDIAAAVGAAVRLAGLVAEELGPVSGITVSRGGLELLPEPLRPVRHWEWDYWFTRREPDPHEARSAYGDDLEVVDLAPDDPRLGPLLDLASPDAPLRPGDARVTRWAGVEDPEGGLPDTGGLAALLAVTTHRSGAAHLNDVATHPQRRGRRIARALCGRVTTDALRAGSPAVTLGMYAENDAARRVYDALGFTCVRGQSSGPLARD; encoded by the coding sequence GTGCCAGCCGTCCCCGACGAGCGTCACCGCTCGCTGCTCGCCGAGCTCCGCGACGTCCTCCACGACGACCCCTTCGTCGTGCTCGACGTCGACCCCGCCACCATCGAACGGGTGGTCAGCGCCCCGGGCGAGGCCGCGGCCTGGCTGTCCGCGCACCCGGTCCGCGGCGTCCGGTGGCTCACCGCGCTCGCCCTCGACCCCGACTCGCGCACCGACATCGCCGCGGCCGTGGGGGCCGCCGTCCGCCTGGCCGGGCTGGTGGCCGAGGAGCTCGGCCCGGTGTCGGGCATCACCGTGTCGCGCGGCGGCCTCGAGCTGCTGCCCGAGCCGCTGCGGCCGGTGCGGCACTGGGAGTGGGACTACTGGTTCACCCGCCGCGAGCCCGACCCGCACGAGGCGCGCTCGGCCTACGGCGACGACCTCGAGGTGGTCGACCTCGCCCCGGACGACCCCCGCCTCGGCCCGCTGCTCGACCTCGCCTCCCCCGACGCCCCGCTGCGCCCCGGCGACGCGCGGGTGACGCGCTGGGCCGGCGTGGAGGACCCCGAGGGCGGGCTGCCCGACACCGGGGGCCTCGCGGCCCTGCTGGCGGTCACCACGCACCGCTCCGGCGCGGCGCACCTCAACGACGTCGCGACCCATCCGCAGCGGCGCGGGCGGCGCATCGCCCGGGCCCTCTGCGGCCGCGTGACGACCGACGCCCTGCGGGCGGGCAGCCCGGCGGTGACGCTCGGCATGTACGCCGAGAACGACGCCGCCCGGCGGGTCTACGACGCGCTCGGCTTCACCTGCGTGCGCGGGCAGTCCTCGGGCCCGCTGGCTCGCGACTGA
- a CDS encoding AAA family ATPase: protein MRPRSLDELVGQAHLLRPGSPLRRLVSAAQDAGPAPTSVILWGPPGTGKTTLASLVSTATGRRFVELSAVTAGVKDVREVVERARDALGMQGTGTVLFVDEVHRFSKTQQDALLPAVENGWVTLVAATTENPSFSVISPLLSRSIVLTLEPLSDDDVLGLLRRAVADPRGLAGTVEVSAEAEQHLLRIAGGDARRALTSLEAAAGAALDAGTHEVDLAAVERAVDRAAPRYDRDGDQHYDVISAFIKSMRGSDVDAALHYLARMLEAGEDPRFIARRLVILASEDIGLADPSALQTATAAAAAIALIGLPEGRLVLAQAVIALCLAPKSNAVTLAIGAAQADVRAGLIGPVPPHLRDSHYARAADLGHGVGYVYPHDLPGAVAAQQYGPDGLGDRQYYRPTRYGAEARYADVLDRLRVALGRAPGPAPAAAGNVDQPAGPAQVGSDSGRDAGEAG from the coding sequence ATGCGGCCGCGCAGCCTCGACGAGCTGGTGGGCCAGGCGCACCTGCTCCGCCCCGGCAGCCCGCTGCGCCGGCTGGTGTCGGCGGCCCAGGACGCCGGCCCGGCGCCGACGAGCGTGATCCTCTGGGGGCCCCCGGGCACGGGCAAGACCACCCTCGCCTCCCTGGTGAGCACGGCCACCGGACGCCGGTTCGTCGAGCTGTCCGCCGTGACGGCCGGGGTCAAGGACGTGCGCGAGGTCGTCGAGCGGGCCCGCGACGCCCTGGGGATGCAGGGCACCGGCACGGTGCTGTTCGTCGACGAAGTGCACCGGTTCTCCAAGACGCAGCAGGACGCTCTGCTGCCCGCCGTCGAGAACGGCTGGGTCACCCTCGTCGCGGCCACCACCGAGAACCCGTCCTTCTCCGTGATCTCGCCGCTGCTGTCGCGCTCGATCGTGCTCACGCTCGAGCCGCTCTCGGACGACGACGTCCTCGGCCTGCTGCGCCGGGCCGTCGCCGACCCGCGCGGCCTGGCCGGCACCGTCGAGGTCTCGGCGGAGGCCGAGCAGCACCTGCTGCGCATCGCCGGCGGCGACGCCCGCCGGGCGCTCACGTCCCTGGAGGCGGCCGCGGGTGCGGCGCTCGACGCCGGCACGCACGAGGTGGACCTCGCCGCGGTCGAGCGGGCCGTGGACCGCGCGGCGCCCCGCTACGACCGCGACGGCGACCAGCACTACGACGTGATCAGCGCGTTCATCAAGAGCATGCGCGGCTCCGACGTCGACGCCGCCCTGCACTACCTGGCGCGCATGCTCGAGGCGGGGGAGGACCCGCGCTTCATCGCCCGCCGCCTGGTGATCCTGGCGAGCGAGGACATCGGGCTGGCCGACCCCAGCGCGCTCCAGACCGCCACGGCCGCGGCCGCCGCGATCGCCCTCATCGGCCTGCCCGAGGGGCGGCTGGTGCTCGCCCAGGCGGTGATCGCGCTGTGCCTGGCGCCCAAGTCCAACGCCGTCACGCTGGCCATCGGCGCGGCCCAGGCCGACGTGCGGGCCGGGCTCATCGGCCCGGTGCCGCCGCACCTGCGCGACAGCCACTACGCCCGGGCCGCGGACCTCGGGCACGGCGTCGGGTACGTCTACCCGCACGACCTGCCAGGCGCGGTCGCCGCGCAGCAGTACGGCCCGGACGGTCTCGGGGACCGGCAGTACTACCGCCCGACGCGCTACGGCGCGGAGGCCCGGTACGCCGACGTGCTCGACCGGCTGCGGGTCGCGCTCGGCCGCGCGCCCGGCCCGGCCCCGGCGGCCGCCGGGAACGTCGACCAGCCCGCGGGCCCAGCGCAGGTAGGGTCGGACTCCGGTCGAGATGCAGGAGAGGCGGGCTGA
- the alaS gene encoding alanine--tRNA ligase: protein MDSAEIRSRFLRFFTERDHTPVPSASLLLDDPTLLFVNAGMVPFKPYFLGEAPPPWDRATSVQKVVRTLDIEEVGKTTRHASFFQMAGNFSFGDYFKEGAIPFAWELLTRPQADGGFGFPEDRLWATVYDSDDEAYDIWHRVVGLPDDRIQRRDAKDNYWSMGVPGPGGPCSEIYYDRGPEHGAEGGPVADEDRYLEVWNLVFMQHELSAVRSKTDFDIKGDLPARNIDTGMGLERMAAILQGVDNIYEIDTTRHILDRAAELSGARYGVDHDTDVRLRVVADHSRTVAFLIQDGVLPGNEGRGYVLRRILRRVVRNMRLLGAHDPVMAELVAASVQAMGPQYPELLADSGRLTSIAGTEESLFAQTLRTGTTIFDTAVDDLRRAGGSRLAGDQAFALHDTYGFPIDLTLEMAAEKGIEVDEEGFRRLMAEQRDRAKADARQRKAGLTSTTVYRDIMDASGTTTFTGYDEVESEGRLRGIVVDGVDVTSAREGDGVELVLDRTPFYAEGGGQLADAGLVRLANGAVVEVDDVQQPVPGLYVHRGRVLSGEAVVGQDAIGSVDLERRRAISRAHTATHMVHKAFREALGETATQMGSENSPGRFRFDFPLASAVPASVMADVESRVNEVLAQDLLVHAEYMSQDEARASGAMALFGEKYGDRVRVVSVGDWARELCGGTHAQRSGQVGLVKFLSEGSIGAGVRRVEALVGVDAYRFLAREHLLVSQLAEIVKARPEELPERVDAALTRLKDAEREVARMRSAALVANIDGIIGVAQEYGAVRMWTFTAPEGTDAPALRDMVTKGRDAARREIPAVILGAAALDGKVSLVAATNEAGRAQGVSANRVLQAALAEVGGRGGGKDDMAQGGGSDPSRIDAALEAARAAVRTAVA from the coding sequence ATGGACTCCGCCGAGATCCGCAGCCGGTTCCTGCGCTTCTTCACCGAGCGCGACCACACGCCCGTGCCGTCGGCGTCCCTGCTGCTCGACGACCCCACCCTGCTGTTCGTCAACGCCGGGATGGTGCCGTTCAAGCCGTACTTCCTCGGCGAGGCGCCCCCGCCCTGGGACCGGGCCACGTCCGTGCAGAAGGTCGTGCGCACCCTCGACATCGAGGAGGTCGGCAAGACCACCCGGCACGCGTCGTTCTTCCAGATGGCGGGCAACTTCAGCTTCGGCGACTACTTCAAGGAGGGGGCGATCCCCTTCGCGTGGGAGCTGCTCACCCGGCCGCAGGCCGACGGCGGCTTCGGCTTCCCCGAGGACCGGCTGTGGGCCACGGTCTACGACAGCGACGACGAGGCCTACGACATCTGGCACCGGGTGGTCGGCCTGCCCGACGACCGGATCCAGCGGCGCGACGCCAAGGACAACTACTGGTCGATGGGCGTGCCCGGCCCCGGTGGCCCGTGCTCGGAGATCTACTACGACCGCGGCCCGGAGCACGGCGCCGAGGGCGGGCCGGTCGCCGACGAGGACCGCTATCTCGAGGTGTGGAACCTCGTGTTCATGCAGCACGAGCTCTCGGCCGTGCGCTCGAAGACCGACTTCGACATCAAGGGTGACCTGCCGGCGCGCAACATCGACACGGGCATGGGCCTCGAGCGGATGGCCGCGATCCTCCAGGGGGTCGACAACATCTACGAGATCGACACCACGCGCCACATCCTCGACCGCGCCGCGGAGCTGTCGGGCGCGCGCTACGGCGTCGACCACGACACCGACGTGCGGCTGCGCGTCGTCGCCGACCACTCGCGCACGGTGGCCTTCCTCATCCAGGACGGCGTGCTGCCCGGCAACGAGGGGCGCGGCTACGTGCTGCGCCGGATCCTGCGCCGCGTGGTGCGCAACATGCGGCTGCTCGGCGCGCACGACCCGGTGATGGCCGAGCTGGTGGCGGCGTCGGTGCAGGCGATGGGGCCGCAGTACCCCGAGCTGCTCGCCGACTCCGGCCGCCTCACCAGCATCGCCGGCACGGAGGAGTCGCTGTTCGCGCAGACGCTGCGCACCGGCACCACGATCTTCGACACCGCCGTCGACGACCTGCGCCGCGCCGGCGGGTCGCGGCTCGCGGGCGACCAGGCCTTCGCGCTGCACGACACCTACGGCTTCCCGATCGACCTCACCCTCGAGATGGCGGCCGAGAAGGGCATCGAGGTCGACGAGGAGGGCTTCCGCCGGCTCATGGCCGAGCAGCGCGACCGGGCGAAGGCCGACGCCCGCCAGCGCAAGGCGGGGCTCACCAGCACCACCGTCTACCGCGACATCATGGACGCGTCCGGCACGACGACCTTCACCGGCTACGACGAGGTCGAGAGCGAGGGCAGGCTGCGCGGCATCGTCGTCGACGGCGTCGACGTCACCAGCGCCCGCGAGGGCGACGGGGTCGAGCTCGTGCTCGACCGCACGCCGTTCTACGCCGAGGGCGGCGGCCAGCTCGCCGACGCCGGGCTCGTGCGCCTGGCCAACGGCGCGGTGGTGGAGGTCGACGACGTCCAGCAGCCGGTGCCCGGCCTGTACGTGCACCGCGGCCGGGTGCTGTCGGGCGAGGCCGTCGTCGGGCAGGACGCGATCGGGTCGGTCGACCTCGAGCGCCGGCGCGCCATCTCGCGGGCCCACACCGCCACGCACATGGTGCACAAGGCCTTCCGCGAGGCCCTGGGCGAGACCGCCACGCAGATGGGCTCGGAGAACTCGCCGGGCCGGTTCCGCTTCGACTTCCCGCTCGCCTCGGCGGTGCCGGCGTCGGTGATGGCCGACGTCGAGTCGCGCGTGAACGAGGTGCTGGCCCAGGACCTGCTCGTCCACGCCGAGTACATGAGCCAGGACGAGGCGCGGGCCTCGGGTGCGATGGCCCTCTTCGGCGAGAAGTACGGCGACCGGGTGCGGGTGGTCTCGGTGGGCGACTGGGCCCGCGAGCTCTGCGGCGGCACCCACGCGCAGCGCTCCGGGCAGGTGGGCCTGGTGAAGTTCCTCTCCGAGGGCTCGATCGGTGCCGGCGTCCGCCGCGTGGAGGCCCTCGTGGGGGTCGACGCCTACCGCTTCCTGGCCCGTGAGCACCTCCTGGTGTCGCAGCTGGCGGAGATCGTCAAGGCCCGGCCCGAGGAGCTGCCCGAGCGCGTCGACGCCGCGCTGACCCGTCTGAAGGACGCCGAGCGCGAGGTGGCGCGGATGCGCTCGGCCGCGCTGGTCGCCAACATCGACGGCATCATCGGCGTCGCCCAGGAGTACGGGGCGGTGCGCATGTGGACCTTCACCGCGCCCGAGGGCACCGACGCCCCCGCCCTGCGCGACATGGTCACCAAGGGCCGCGACGCCGCCCGGCGCGAGATCCCTGCGGTGATCCTCGGCGCGGCCGCGCTCGACGGCAAGGTGTCGCTGGTGGCCGCCACCAACGAGGCCGGCCGGGCCCAGGGCGTGTCGGCCAACCGCGTGCTCCAGGCGGCGCTCGCCGAGGTCGGCGGCCGGGGCGGCGGCAAGGACGACATGGCGCAGGGCGGCGGGTCGGACCCGTCGCGGATCGACGCGGCCCTCGAGGCGGCCCGGGCCGCCGTGCGCACGGCGGTGGCGTGA
- the ruvX gene encoding Holliday junction resolvase RuvX, with protein sequence MTSPTSGAFRRGVRIGVDVGSVRVGVARTDPDGVLAVPVATLARPRAAAAPRTDLEGLVALVAELEPLEVVVGLPVALDGTEGPAAVAVRAYAADLAAALRGAGNPVGVRLVDERMTTAAATRGLRAAGRDARSGRDVVDQAAAVIIVQDALDAERSTGRPPGELLSDDPGRIRP encoded by the coding sequence GTGACCTCGCCCACATCCGGCGCCTTCCGGCGCGGAGTGCGGATCGGCGTCGACGTCGGGTCCGTCCGAGTCGGCGTGGCCCGCACCGACCCCGACGGCGTCCTCGCCGTGCCCGTGGCCACCCTCGCGCGCCCGCGCGCGGCCGCCGCGCCGCGCACGGACCTGGAGGGCCTGGTGGCGCTCGTGGCCGAGCTCGAGCCCCTCGAGGTGGTCGTGGGCCTGCCCGTGGCCCTCGACGGCACGGAGGGGCCGGCGGCCGTCGCGGTCCGGGCCTACGCCGCCGACCTCGCAGCGGCGCTGCGCGGCGCCGGGAACCCCGTGGGCGTCCGGCTCGTCGACGAGCGGATGACGACCGCCGCCGCCACCCGCGGGCTGCGCGCCGCCGGGCGGGACGCCCGCAGCGGCCGCGACGTCGTGGACCAGGCGGCGGCTGTCATCATCGTGCAGGACGCGCTCGACGCCGAGCGGTCCACCGGGCGGCCTCCGGGCGAGCTGCTGTCCGACGACCCAGGGAGGATCCGGCCATGA
- the mltG gene encoding endolytic transglycosylase MltG yields the protein MSQLGLGMVHDDPGTGRRRRTGRGAGAVLVALLALVVVAAAVALALRSASGGSVDDYTGDGTGTVSVVVAKGDTVRQIGRTLAAAGVVATEQAFVDAAANDPRSQSIVPGTYQMRSQMSGAAAVALMLDPASRQVVKIAVPEGWRVDRIVAQVVQTTGLSVDEVKGALSRAGTLGLPAYAEGDPEGFLFPATYEFQPGVGADEVVTAMLQRFDQAAQQAGLEAGARRLGLTPLQVVTVASILQIEGDTSDYPKVARVIYNRLAQGMPLQMDSTVNYALGTNNLKLSASDLKTDSPYNTYLNTGLPPGPISAPGDDALHAALHPAKGSWLYFVATDPANHVTEFATTYDQFLALKRKYQANAG from the coding sequence ATGAGCCAGCTCGGCCTCGGCATGGTGCACGACGACCCCGGCACCGGGCGCCGCCGGCGCACCGGCCGCGGCGCCGGCGCGGTGCTGGTGGCGCTGCTGGCGCTCGTCGTCGTCGCCGCCGCGGTCGCTCTCGCCCTGCGCTCGGCGTCCGGCGGCTCCGTGGACGACTACACCGGCGACGGCACCGGCACGGTGTCCGTCGTCGTGGCCAAGGGCGACACCGTGCGGCAGATCGGGCGCACCCTCGCCGCGGCGGGCGTCGTCGCCACCGAGCAGGCGTTCGTGGACGCGGCCGCCAACGACCCGCGGTCGCAGAGCATCGTGCCGGGCACCTACCAGATGCGCTCGCAGATGAGCGGCGCCGCCGCGGTCGCCCTGATGCTCGACCCGGCCTCCCGCCAGGTGGTGAAGATCGCCGTCCCTGAGGGCTGGCGCGTCGACCGCATCGTCGCGCAGGTGGTGCAGACCACCGGGCTGTCCGTCGACGAGGTCAAGGGCGCTCTGTCGCGGGCCGGCACGCTCGGGCTGCCTGCCTACGCGGAGGGCGACCCGGAGGGCTTCCTGTTCCCGGCCACCTACGAGTTCCAGCCGGGGGTCGGCGCCGACGAGGTGGTCACGGCGATGCTCCAGCGCTTCGACCAGGCCGCCCAGCAGGCAGGGCTCGAGGCCGGGGCGCGGCGGCTCGGGCTCACCCCGCTCCAGGTGGTGACCGTCGCGAGCATCCTCCAGATCGAGGGCGACACCAGCGACTACCCCAAGGTCGCCCGGGTCATCTACAACCGGCTCGCCCAGGGGATGCCCCTGCAGATGGACTCCACGGTCAACTACGCGCTGGGCACCAACAACCTCAAGCTGAGCGCCAGCGACCTGAAGACCGACTCGCCCTACAACACCTACCTCAACACCGGGCTGCCGCCGGGCCCGATCAGCGCGCCCGGCGACGACGCCCTCCACGCCGCGCTGCACCCGGCCAAGGGCAGCTGGCTGTACTTCGTGGCCACGGACCCGGCCAACCACGTGACGGAGTTCGCCACCACCTACGACCAGTTCCTCGCGCTGAAGCGCAAGTACCAGGCGAATGCCGGCTGA
- a CDS encoding shikimate dehydrogenase — protein MPAEPARRRAAVLGHPIAHSLSPVLHLAAYGELGLDWTYERVDVTEEALPAFVAGLGPEWAGLSLTMPLKHAVLPLLDSYDDVVAATGAANTVLLGEGGRRGANTDVEGVVAVLDELAAGRGDAVVLGGGATARSTVAALARRGTARVTAYARRPGAADDLRATAEAVGVALEVRPWDQAGSGLNAGVVVSTVPRGVADALSGAVPARAGTLLDVVYDPWPTPLAGAWAAAGGAVGSGLDLLLHQAVAQVRLMTGRTPTVAVLRAALEAAAAAR, from the coding sequence ATGCCGGCTGAGCCGGCCCGTCGCCGTGCGGCGGTGCTCGGGCACCCGATCGCGCACTCGCTGTCGCCGGTGCTGCACCTCGCCGCCTACGGCGAGCTGGGCCTGGACTGGACCTACGAGCGGGTCGACGTCACCGAGGAGGCCCTGCCGGCGTTCGTGGCCGGGCTCGGCCCGGAGTGGGCCGGCCTGTCGCTGACCATGCCGCTCAAGCACGCCGTGCTGCCCCTGCTCGACTCCTACGACGACGTCGTGGCGGCCACGGGCGCGGCCAACACCGTGCTGCTGGGCGAGGGCGGGAGGCGGGGCGCCAACACCGACGTGGAGGGCGTCGTCGCGGTGCTCGACGAGCTGGCGGCCGGCCGGGGTGACGCGGTGGTGCTCGGGGGCGGGGCCACGGCGCGCTCGACGGTGGCCGCGCTGGCCCGCCGCGGCACCGCGCGGGTGACGGCGTACGCCCGCCGGCCCGGCGCGGCCGACGACCTGCGGGCCACCGCCGAGGCGGTCGGGGTCGCGCTGGAGGTCCGCCCCTGGGATCAGGCCGGATCCGGCCTGAACGCCGGCGTCGTGGTGAGCACCGTGCCCCGCGGCGTCGCCGACGCGCTCTCCGGCGCCGTGCCGGCGCGCGCGGGCACGCTGCTCGACGTCGTGTACGACCCGTGGCCCACCCCGCTGGCCGGGGCGTGGGCGGCGGCGGGCGGCGCCGTCGGGTCGGGCCTGGACCTGCTGCTGCACCAGGCGGTCGCCCAGGTGCGGCTCATGACCGGGCGCACGCCCACCGTGGCGGTCCTGCGCGCGGCGCTCGAGGCGGCCGCGGCCGCCCGCTGA
- a CDS encoding DUF4388 domain-containing protein, with protein MNLEGSLDAFGLPDVFALLASTGKSGGLLLRATGASPQVEGVVWFREGRVSGASSDRSRASLVRRVVGSGAVDDAALRQAVARAAGGGIGVARALLEAGAVEPELLRQAATDQTVDAVFDLLRWPAGEFGFDQAAVDVDDVGVSLDHARVLAEAQARSEAWAQLEALVPSRDSVLAVPVVLHHDPEVSRDEWALLALVDGRRRVRDLVELTGAGQFAVTTTLAHLVQRGLLHVRDASTPDHVGVVERRLALLAPVEGGEVGAHAPAQAEPVVPALPDREHPVPAPAAATLPPGPGAQGITAAAALAAARAAQGVSAPAGAGALARPAARREVVPPRPEPFLPGRRPEHPEPGEPGHAARAATGTGGAVSGTAVEGATARALSEPVAEAVPEGVIERDPGVNRSLLLRLIAGVRGL; from the coding sequence GTGAACCTCGAGGGTTCGCTGGACGCCTTCGGGCTGCCCGACGTGTTCGCGCTGCTGGCCTCCACCGGCAAGTCCGGCGGCCTGCTGCTGCGCGCCACCGGGGCGTCGCCGCAGGTCGAAGGCGTGGTCTGGTTCCGCGAGGGGCGTGTCTCCGGAGCCAGCTCGGACCGTTCGCGGGCCTCCCTCGTGCGCCGCGTGGTGGGCTCCGGCGCCGTCGACGACGCCGCCCTGCGCCAGGCCGTGGCCCGGGCCGCCGGTGGCGGCATCGGCGTCGCGCGGGCGCTGCTCGAGGCCGGGGCGGTCGAGCCGGAGCTGCTGCGGCAGGCGGCCACCGACCAGACCGTGGACGCCGTCTTCGACCTCCTGCGCTGGCCCGCGGGGGAGTTCGGGTTCGACCAGGCCGCCGTGGACGTCGACGACGTCGGCGTGAGCCTCGACCACGCCCGGGTGCTGGCCGAGGCCCAGGCCCGGTCGGAGGCCTGGGCCCAGCTCGAGGCGCTGGTGCCCAGCCGCGACAGCGTGCTGGCCGTGCCCGTGGTGCTCCACCACGACCCCGAGGTCTCCCGCGACGAGTGGGCGCTGCTCGCGCTGGTGGACGGCCGTCGCCGGGTGCGCGACCTGGTCGAGCTGACCGGCGCCGGCCAGTTCGCGGTCACCACCACGCTCGCCCACCTGGTGCAGCGCGGCCTGCTGCACGTGCGCGACGCCTCGACCCCCGACCACGTGGGGGTCGTCGAGCGCCGCCTCGCGCTGCTCGCCCCGGTCGAGGGCGGCGAGGTCGGCGCGCACGCGCCCGCCCAGGCCGAGCCGGTCGTGCCGGCGCTGCCGGATCGCGAGCACCCCGTGCCTGCGCCCGCGGCGGCGACGCTGCCGCCCGGACCCGGCGCCCAGGGGATCACCGCCGCCGCGGCGCTGGCCGCCGCGCGGGCGGCCCAGGGCGTCTCCGCACCGGCCGGCGCGGGTGCGCTCGCGCGGCCCGCCGCCCGGCGCGAGGTCGTGCCGCCGCGGCCCGAGCCGTTCCTGCCGGGCCGCCGCCCGGAGCACCCGGAGCCCGGGGAACCGGGTCACGCAGCCCGTGCGGCCACCGGCACGGGCGGGGCCGTGTCCGGCACCGCCGTGGAGGGGGCCACGGCCCGGGCGCTGAGCGAGCCGGTGGCCGAGGCGGTCCCGGAGGGTGTCATCGAGCGCGATCCCGGCGTCAACCGCAGTCTGTTGTTGCGCCTGATCGCCGGGGTCCGGGGGTTGTGA